The Dreissena polymorpha isolate Duluth1 chromosome 4, UMN_Dpol_1.0, whole genome shotgun sequence region taataacgcaaatacacttgttatctatagccctgtttCCTCCTTCTACTTCAAGATGAGTGTTgcaagttataaaaaaaacttcagaACACAAAACAAGTTAAGTTTACATTTAAGATGTTTTTATTCATAATGATCACTGATATAAACGACTAACTTTCATAccagtcaaaataaaacattacaaaaccAACAAACACACTTAGCAATAAATCAAGTTCACAAATATCACAAAATGGAGTCTAGGTGCATACAAAACATCATAAACTTCATATTATTGTTATTCGGTTCAAAGAATATACCAGTACAATATGgaaacaaacataaaatgcaaaataagtatttaaaataaatcatatacTTAATAGACTTGTAACATGTGAATACCCCCTCCTTTCATTGTTCTCCATTGTTTCTCTCATGGTTTTCATACAGGCTTGTACGGCATTTAATGTGAAGCAGCAATGAGAAAGCCATTGAAACAAATGtcttattaaaacaaattatgccaCTGGCAGTCTGTTAACAACTGACTATTTTGCCCAACATGTACCCTACTGTATTGTACTTAATGTATTCATTCTGTGAAGTTGAGCACAAAGTACagaattcaacaaaataatggtgttttttgtacagaaaagcatttttccttatgaaGTATGAAATCCATACAATGCTTGATACAATACATGGTATACATGATCAGCAAACTTTGAAAGGTTCACGAGACACTTTGATAAATCACATTACCCAATTTGTGAAATCACCTCTTGGATGTTAGGCATATGTTTATGACCTATATTCATCAAACTGTTATTATTCATAACATACCATGAAAACATTCAGATTCAAATACTCTCTatcgaataaaaaatatgatTCTACAAGAAATGATTTATTACTGTTGTTCTTAACTGCCACAAGATGACAGTTCCCTAATTGTGGATTCTTGCTTTATAACAGCATTCTTGCTTTATAATTCAAGACGCCACCTCTCCATGGTAAATCCAGCTTTCTTCAACAATTGCCTTCACCTTTTTCTCATATTCTCGTCTATTCTCTTGATACAACTGGGCCGCCAGGTTATTGGCAGGGGAGTTGGGGTTGGGTTCATCAAGAAGTGACTGGTGAAAACAAACATGTTGTATAGCTATCAGCTAACAGCACTACATGTCAATGATGTGACATCATTATAGTCGATGACATCATAACTGCAAGTGTTACTGATAGTGTGTGAACAAATAGgcttcattctgggaaaacaggttttaatgcatgtgaataaattgATACCCtttataagcctgtgtagtccccaCAAGCATTAAACTCGATATTTTTCCAGAACATTACTCATGGTTATCACCCCACAGCTGACTGATGCACTTTCTGCATTAATTCTCCGATGGATCACTTAGGTAACTAACATCTGGTGTATACCAATACACAAACCATATAACTCAAGAGTAACACAAACCAAATGAATAGAGACTGACTATCAGATAAGTAACTCAACAATGACGAACTGTTTCTCATTCACATAAATAAGACATGATTACttgtaaatgtttgttataaaaaCACAGATGTAACAAAGTGTACAAACAAATGGAATACAGCTAAAAAGATCACTAAACAAAGCCTCTTCACCCCACCAGATCTTTTGTCTTTGAAACAATTGGAAAGACAGCACAATtaccaaaataataaaagtcTCAAGATGTCAACAAATGCTATGCATTTTCATCGTTGtcaacatcatcgtcatcttcatcatcattccAACTTTCTTGAACAATGGCTGCCACTTTTTTCTCATATTCTCTGCGATTTTCACGATACAACTGAGCCGCCTCGTTATTTGCCGGACTATTAGGATTTGGATCATGGAGAAGagactaaaaagtaaaaaaagataataatcaTTTATACAAAGCTTTAAGAGCAAGGAATAAAATCCAGTAAATTTTGGAAAACCATTGAGTGCATCCAGATTAAAAAACTTATAATTGGCAGGCAgctttaaaattgtaataaatgaaTCTCAAATTATGTACAAAGAACAGTAGATGAATGGTGACGATGACGTTCAATGACTATGACAAAAATGATGCTAACAAGACAAACTGAAGATCAACAAGACGTGCCCATAGAGCAACGATGTCCCAATATTCTACTTTTGTGTCACAACTCCACCTACATGTACCGGTATGCCATTTTTATGGCCAAAATATACTTGTTAgtttaaagtgtgaccttgacctttgaaggaAGACCAGTGATACACACAACATGCTGTCTCCAGATTAACGTCATTTGTTGTtagttatttttaatttgcataattttttaCAACGTTTACAGTCCAGACAAGCTTTTCTAAGCCAAATTTATCATTTGTTTCTAAGCCTGACCTTGTATAACGGAGATGGGTCTTACACACAAATGTTGTCTTATGATGCCAAGTAATTTTACTAGATTTCTGTATGCAACATGACTGTCAAGCCTGTAGttcataatattttaaaatatttaagaagCTTAAGCGTGCAATGTTTCACCTTTTGCCTTAAATGTTATCTAGACCTTTGACCAAGGTGTGACACGGTCTCTCCAAATAGTTACCACTGTTggaaaattatttcaaaattgcatgatgaatgaagAAATTTCAGTCTTGACAAGCTGTTTTACAGCAATATTTAACCTGTGATCTTTAtaaatgacattgaccttatatGTAGGGATATGGTTGTAACACATGACATACAGTGTTGCTAGGTGAACATTTGTAGTCcataattattaaattgcatgATGAACAATGGAGTAACAGTAATGACATTGTCAGCGGCTGTTTTATGTGCAAATTTAACcacaaagtttgaccttgacttcTGAGGAAGATAGAAGGGTATTCATGTGACATGCCTTCATCTCATGATGGTCATTTGTAGGATGTTATATTTAAAGTACATGATGTATAACAGTACATGATGTATGACAAAGTCACAGTCTAGACAAGTTGTTTTTATCTCCTTTGAGCTCGTAGTGTGACCTTTGAGGTAAGGAGAGGGGTAATAAATGCCACACATAGTCTTATGCATCGATGGTTGCATTTGTGCGATGTACgtttttaaattcataaataattaagGATGACACAGGAATTTTCAAACTGTTTAATCTACAGAtatgacttttgacctctaaATATGACCTTGGCCTTTAAGGTATGTAGAAGGGTGTTACATATGACAATCAGGCTCCATTTGCTTAACACCAATGACCATTTAAAGACCTTTCTGCACATTCTTAACGTCAAAGGGTATATCTACATGAAgatgattataaatttttattttatgctttcaggtGGTTTATAAggaaatatcagtgatttaaaactgataatttcactgttcaaacaatgaaaattatcagtgaaaattatcgataattttcactgtttactgtgaaatgacgtcatttctttgacgaaatgacgtcattgtcccagcgaaattctttagttaaactctttaacaatgtatataaactgttaaaaaaggcataaaataaaaagaaaatttgttggattcggtggaatatcgattttaattcactcgtgatcataaaaaacttatattttcactcgtggctgtgccactcgtgaaaatattattttctatgatcactcgtgaattaaaatcgataatccaccgaatccaacaaatattctctatataattaataattaccTGTATAGATGTTAAAATTGCAGAAACATCATATGTTGGACTCCATCTATTTTGTAAAATATCTAAACATATACTGCCATCTGCATAAACTGAAATGAAAAGAACATAGAAACTGCATGAGTGACTCAAACAAATCAAAAGGGAATgacaaaatttaatataatattaaatagaCCAGAGTCTGCATTCTGCAGACATTTCTACACATAGCACGGACATaaactgacaacttgacatgcaAATAATCCAGCTTGTTCTTGTTTAGTTTATGTAAGCATATTTGAGATTTCTTGGAAATCCAAGCACACATTTTAGGGGCGAATAGCTCTTGCCAATTAAGATCCCTTGAACAGTAAATATTGAGATGTACATGGCTCAATAATAAAATGGTCAGTGTTCATAATTCATATATAAAGGGGTGGAAACAAAGAtccttaataattat contains the following coding sequences:
- the LOC127877836 gene encoding ubiquitin-conjugating enzyme E2-17 kDa isoform X1, yielding MSTPARRRLMRDFKRLQEDPPAGVSGAPTDNNIMLWNAVIFGPHDTPFEDGTFKLTIEFTEEYPNKPPTVRFVSKMFHPNVYADGSICLDILQNRWSPTYDVSAILTSIQSLLHDPNPNSPANNEAAQLYRENRREYEKKVAAIVQESWNDDEDDDDVDNDENA